A single region of the Corallococcus macrosporus genome encodes:
- a CDS encoding glutathione S-transferase translates to MRIPRAQDARRFPSREVTAMSDARFELYYWPGIPGRGEFVRLVLEEAGADWVDVGLQPGGGKAVSDMLGKGPVPAYAPPMLKVGDVVFSQAANICAYLGERFGLVPSDEASRLHARQFQLTVADVVAEAHDTHHPIAVMKYYDEQKDAAKQRAEDFRTQRIPKFLGYFERVLKANPQGGGKYLLGSDFSYPELALFQLVDGLRYAFPNAMRRIASEVPGVMALHQRIRERPRIAAYKQSPRAQPFNEKGIFRHYPELDDPNVTK, encoded by the coding sequence ATGCGCATCCCACGAGCGCAGGATGCGCGCCGGTTCCCATCACGCGAGGTGACGGCGATGAGCGACGCGAGGTTCGAGCTGTACTACTGGCCCGGCATTCCCGGCCGGGGCGAGTTCGTGCGGCTGGTGCTGGAAGAGGCCGGCGCGGACTGGGTGGACGTGGGCCTGCAACCCGGTGGCGGGAAGGCCGTTTCGGACATGCTCGGCAAGGGCCCCGTGCCCGCGTACGCGCCGCCCATGCTCAAGGTGGGCGACGTCGTCTTCTCCCAGGCCGCGAACATCTGCGCGTACCTGGGTGAACGCTTCGGCCTCGTCCCTTCCGACGAGGCGTCGCGGCTGCACGCCCGTCAATTCCAGCTCACCGTCGCGGACGTCGTGGCGGAGGCGCACGACACGCACCATCCCATCGCCGTGATGAAGTACTACGACGAGCAGAAGGACGCCGCGAAGCAGCGCGCCGAGGACTTCCGCACCCAGCGCATCCCGAAGTTCCTGGGCTACTTCGAACGCGTGCTGAAGGCGAACCCCCAGGGCGGCGGGAAGTACCTCCTGGGCAGCGACTTCTCCTACCCGGAGCTGGCGCTCTTCCAACTCGTGGACGGCCTGCGCTACGCGTTTCCCAACGCCATGCGCCGCATCGCCTCGGAAGTGCCCGGCGTGATGGCGCTGCACCAGCGCATCCGGGAGCGGCCGCGCATCGCCGCGTACAAGCAGTCCCCGCGCGCCCAGCCCTTCAACGAGAAGGGCATCTTCCGCCACTACCCGGAGCTGGACGACCCGAACGTGACGAAGTGA
- a CDS encoding class I SAM-dependent methyltransferase gives MADTREEMMERLLDDAGIREGMRVLDVGCAFGALTFLVARRVGSTGQVVGLDRDPHLLSMAREKAREQGLSNVTFIEADLAAVPPELGLFDAITGRRVLMYQPDAVAALRGLVRAVKPGGLVVFQENDASIGPVSLPPLPLHIRVSEWMWHTVEREGADLHMGFHLAPAMEQAGLSVEHVRAEATLQTPKVHHPVGPILRAMLPRIVRHGIATEEEMGIDTIDARLLEERTKANTTYLGEMVFGAWARRTVGD, from the coding sequence ATGGCGGACACGCGGGAAGAGATGATGGAGCGCTTGCTGGACGACGCGGGAATCCGCGAGGGCATGCGCGTGCTGGATGTCGGCTGCGCTTTCGGTGCCCTCACGTTCCTCGTCGCAAGGAGGGTGGGCAGCACGGGGCAGGTGGTGGGCCTGGATCGCGACCCCCACCTGCTGTCCATGGCCCGGGAGAAGGCCCGGGAGCAGGGCTTGTCGAACGTCACCTTCATCGAAGCGGACCTGGCCGCCGTGCCGCCCGAGCTGGGCCTGTTCGACGCCATCACCGGACGGCGCGTGCTCATGTACCAGCCCGACGCGGTGGCCGCCCTGCGGGGACTCGTCCGGGCCGTGAAGCCCGGTGGGCTCGTGGTCTTCCAGGAGAACGACGCGTCCATCGGCCCGGTGAGCCTGCCGCCGCTGCCGCTCCACATCCGCGTGAGCGAGTGGATGTGGCACACCGTGGAGCGTGAAGGCGCGGACCTCCACATGGGCTTCCACCTGGCCCCCGCGATGGAGCAGGCCGGCCTCTCGGTGGAGCACGTCCGTGCCGAAGCCACCTTGCAGACGCCGAAGGTGCACCACCCGGTGGGCCCCATCCTGCGGGCCATGCTCCCGCGCATCGTGCGGCACGGCATCGCCACGGAGGAGGAGATGGGCATCGACACCATCGACGCGCGGCTCCTCGAGGAACGAACGAAGGCCAACACGACCTACCTGGGCGAGATGGTCTTCGGCGCCTGGGCCCGCCGGACCGTGGGGGATTGA
- the sugE gene encoding quaternary ammonium compound efflux SMR transporter SugE, whose product MTSSWILLIVAGLLEVCWTIGLKYTQGFTRPLPSVLTVGAMIASMGLLGLAVKQLPIGTAYAVWVGIGAFGAAIAGMVLFHEPATPSRLFFLALLIIAIMGLKFTSGTH is encoded by the coding sequence ATGACGTCGTCGTGGATCCTCCTCATTGTCGCCGGGCTGCTCGAAGTCTGCTGGACCATCGGGCTCAAGTACACGCAGGGCTTCACCCGGCCGCTCCCCAGCGTGCTCACGGTGGGGGCCATGATCGCGAGCATGGGCCTCCTGGGCCTCGCGGTGAAGCAGCTACCCATCGGCACGGCCTACGCGGTCTGGGTGGGCATTGGCGCGTTCGGCGCTGCGATCGCCGGCATGGTGCTCTTCCATGAGCCCGCCACGCCCTCCCGCCTGTTCTTCCTGGCCTTGCTCATCATCGCCATCATGGGCCTGAAGTTCACCAGCGGGACGCACTAG
- a CDS encoding NUDIX hydrolase: MTDGRSWNGNWKVRIRERLQERGFTSLTAFAESRPAVPFVELAEELGKDDIAGVQILRGLLAEAEQRKQVTRFVRDVLVRHLAENLPDGWPAKMDRSNRFLVAQALAYWSTDTPETHAARVERAGDALVDMSLPPGWRPMGPDDELLLTLLPDEEA, encoded by the coding sequence ATGACCGATGGACGGTCCTGGAACGGCAACTGGAAGGTTCGCATCCGTGAGCGGCTCCAGGAGCGCGGTTTCACGTCACTTACTGCGTTCGCCGAGTCACGCCCCGCCGTGCCGTTCGTGGAACTGGCGGAGGAGCTTGGGAAGGACGATATCGCGGGCGTCCAGATTCTACGCGGACTGCTCGCCGAAGCAGAGCAGCGCAAACAGGTCACGCGATTCGTGCGCGATGTGCTGGTGCGCCATCTTGCCGAAAACCTCCCGGATGGATGGCCTGCAAAGATGGACAGGAGCAACCGATTCCTGGTCGCACAGGCGCTTGCCTACTGGTCCACCGACACACCTGAAACCCATGCGGCCCGTGTCGAACGGGCAGGCGATGCCCTCGTCGACATGTCACTCCCGCCGGGCTGGCGCCCCATGGGTCCCGACGACGAGCTCCTCCTCACGTTGCTGCCGGACGAAGAAGCCTGA
- a CDS encoding polysaccharide lyase, with protein sequence MQRKHFAVAAGVSLFAFGLVAEAAEIFRNTGTLSGWNSLNVEHNGSLKEVTNVVYEGSTAIKATQVYDPNYTERYHSEVVKHNVYRRGDTGFYGFMFRLQQDWQFQPQSFNIAQFIANFSDTGCDGHMPTTMVWLSGNQLTTRVKYGTVCDQKTTTFRNLATVTPGEWHKVVMQVKWASDTTGFIKLWFDGVKVLEQFNLATTVADDRYLQFRVGLYANGWHDSGYMQGSQPTRSIWIDEIAAGTTFADADPAQW encoded by the coding sequence ATGCAGCGCAAGCATTTCGCCGTGGCCGCAGGGGTGTCGCTGTTCGCCTTCGGGCTGGTCGCGGAGGCCGCGGAGATCTTCCGCAACACCGGCACGCTCAGCGGCTGGAACTCCCTCAACGTGGAGCACAACGGCTCGCTGAAGGAGGTCACCAACGTCGTCTACGAGGGCTCCACCGCCATCAAGGCCACGCAGGTCTATGACCCGAACTACACCGAGCGCTACCACTCGGAAGTCGTGAAGCACAACGTGTACCGCCGGGGCGACACGGGCTTCTACGGCTTCATGTTCCGGCTGCAGCAGGACTGGCAGTTCCAACCGCAGTCCTTCAACATCGCCCAGTTCATCGCGAACTTCTCCGACACGGGCTGCGATGGCCACATGCCCACCACCATGGTGTGGCTGTCCGGCAACCAGCTCACCACCCGCGTGAAGTACGGCACCGTCTGCGACCAGAAGACCACCACCTTCCGCAACCTGGCCACCGTCACCCCGGGCGAGTGGCACAAGGTCGTCATGCAGGTGAAGTGGGCCAGCGACACCACCGGCTTCATCAAGCTGTGGTTCGACGGCGTGAAGGTCCTGGAGCAGTTCAACCTGGCCACCACCGTGGCGGATGACCGCTACCTCCAGTTCCGCGTGGGCCTCTACGCCAACGGCTGGCACGACAGCGGCTACATGCAGGGCAGCCAGCCCACCCGCAGCATCTGGATCGACGAGATCGCCGCCGGCACGACGTTCGCCGACGCGGACCCTGCGCAGTGGTAG